From one Trifolium pratense cultivar HEN17-A07 linkage group LG1, ARS_RC_1.1, whole genome shotgun sequence genomic stretch:
- the LOC123920368 gene encoding uncharacterized protein LOC123920368 isoform X1 has product MPSVGIRRTTRVFGVATNGNTDSVLRSGRRLPESVNVEVTNDDSDNDTDDDEDDRFYGIKFIRKRKRIVENEDRKRMKVKDQCVLAAIVKPCSEDSGLFSRFLFVVLSSVAKFGLTIEDFSSFVLSEPICSAYASSGIQFFQDSVTANIGVCRFFGVKQFMPLFCVDFSAIPLCFKYLHTAVLLRYMFKSFFLECNLVNVPIDVEENIDLSGFQIELPIQCDSYMGKAYESGTISITPEVIEIDDCLSLHVSVECSRLAGQNGQCQNLNSKHIQTRRTSLRIREAQNPSMENRSNSALPYDSKGGWEKSRTGVASDKKLKINSCAAVILSEAKSVLEGSKEAIDSSYCSANILIVESDRCYRVEGAVVTSEERPDLREWHLAVKKDGLTRCTLKADKVMRPCSTNRYTHVRMVSLINGWKLEFSKHQDWIAFKNLYKECAEREIPIPAARFIPVPGVCEVSNYADSCTVSFNRPDFYISTNHNEFYRAMRRKTANYDMDSEDEEWVSNFNNKFQEHVSLDDFESTVDALEKTYYCSPDDCYDEKSVTYWCLNVVSKKVVEAVHRYWMRKRKRKHSSLLKIFQNYQSEICPFVPKPLLRKKRSFKRHPSQRSRSNLPVVSQAITGERNAFDEDFTAVTGEQDPLDEDVMLKILRALAAKAAAVQKMELAIQKRKEAQSLAEKADLAIYKATMSVRISETTEAGGSTEVSVQHFLE; this is encoded by the exons ATGCCGTCGGTTGGGATTAGGCGAACGACGAGGGTGTTTGGAGTGGCGACAAACGGAAACACCGATAGTGTGTTACGATCAGGGCGGCGGTTACCGGAATCGGTCAACGTGGAAGTGACTAACGACGACAGTGACAATGACACCGACGACGATGAGGATGATAGGTTTTACGGGATTAAATTTATCAGAAAGAGGAAGAGAATTGTTGAGAATGAAGATAGGAAGAGGATGAAAGTGAAAGATCAATGTGTGCTTGCGGCTATTGTGAAGCCATGTTCAGAAGACAGTGGTTTATTTTCGCGTTTTTTGTTTGTGGTGTTGAGTAGCGTTGCAAAATTCGGACTCACAATCGAAGATTTCTCTTCTTTTGTTCTATCAGAGCCCATTTGTTCTGCTTATGCATCAAGTGGAATTCAATTCTTTCAG GATTCTGTTACTGCCAACATTGGGGTTTGCCGGTTTTTTGGGGTAAAGCAGTTCATGCCACTGTTCTGTGTGGATTTTTCTGCTATTCCTCTATGTTTCAAGTACTTGCATACTGCAGTGCTTCTGAGATATATGTTCAAGTCATTTTTTCTTGAATGTAATCTGGTAAATGTTCCTATTGATGTTGAGGAGAATATTGATCTCTCTGGTTTCCAAATTGAACTGCCGATTCAATGTGATTCCTACATGGGAAAAGCTTATGAGAGTGGAACCATCAGTATCACCCCTGAAGTTATAGAAATAGATGACTGTTTATCGTTACATGTATCTGTTGAGTGTTCTAGGTTAGCTGGTCAAAATGGACAATGTCAAAACTTGAACTCTAAACACATTCAGACGAGGAGAACATCACTCAGGATTAGGGAAGCACAAAATCCTTCAATGGAGAACAGAAGTAACAGTGCATTACCTTATGATTCGAAGGGTGGATGGGAAAAAAGTCGTACAGGTGTCGCCTCTGATAAGAAACTTAAAATTAACAGTTGCGCTGCTGTAATCCTTTCAGAGGCAAAGTCTGTCTTGGAGGGTTCAAAAGAAGCAATTGATTCGTCTTATTGTTCTGCAAATATATTGATTGTCGAGTCCGACAGATGTTACAGGGTAGAAGGCGCAGTTGTCACTTCAGAAGAACGGCCTGATTTAAGAGAATGGCATCTCGCAGTAAAGAAAGATGGATTGACACGATGCACTCTCAAGGCTGATAAGGTAATGAGACCCTGCTCTACCAATCGGTACACCCATGTTAGAATGGTCTCGTTAATCAACGGGTGGAAACTAGAGTTTTCTAAGCATCAGGACTGGATTGCATTTAAGAATCTTTATAAGGAGTGTGCCGAACGTGAAATTCCAATTCCTGCTGCGAGATTTATTCCAGTACCAGGTGTCTGTGAAGTCTCTAACTACGCAGACAGTTGTACTGTTTCCTTCAACAGGCCGGATTTTTATATATCCACAAATCATAACGAGTTTTACAGAGCAATGAGAAGGAAAACTGCAAATTATGACATGGATTCTGAAGATGAAGAATGGGTGAGCAATTTCAATAACAAGTTTCAAGAACATGTTTCACTGGATGATTTTGAATCAACTGTTGATGCTTTGGAGAAGACTTATTATTGTAGTCCAGATGATTGTTATGATGAAAAATCTGTGACTTATTGGTGTCTGAATGTTGTTAGCAAGAAGGTTGTAGAAGCTGTACATAGGTACTGGATGAGAAAAAGGAAACGAAAGCATTCATCGCTGCTTAAGATATTCCAG aaTTATCAATCGGAGATATGTCCATTTGTTCCCAAGCCTTTGCTGCGAAAGAAGAGGTCATTTAAGAGACATCCTAGTCAAAGAAGTAGAAGCAATCTTCCAGTTGTTTCACAAG CAATTACAGGTGAACGAAATGCTTTCGATGAAGATTTTACAGCAGTTACAGGTGAACAAGATCCTTTGGATGAAGATGTCATGCTGAAGATTTTAAGGGCTTTAGCAGCTAAAGCCGCTGCAGTTCAAAAGATGGAACTTGCAATACAAAAACGCAAAGAGGCTCAGTCACTTGCGGAGAAAGCAGATTTGGCAATCTACAAGGCCACAATGTCAGTTAGAATAAGCGAAACAACTGAAGCTGGAGGATCAACAGAGGTCTCAGTGCAACACTTTCTTGAATGA
- the LOC123920368 gene encoding uncharacterized protein LOC123920368 isoform X2, translating to MPSVGIRRTTRVFGVATNGNTDSVLRSGRRLPESVNVEVTNDDSDNDTDDDEDDRFYGIKFIRKRKRIVENEDRKRMKVKDQCVLAAIVKPCSEDSGLFSRFLFVVLSSVAKFGLTIEDFSSFVLSEPICSAYASSGIQFFQDSVTANIGVCRFFGVKQFMPLFCVDFSAIPLCFKYLHTAVLLRYMFKSFFLECNLVNVPIDVEENIDLSGFQIELPIQCDSYMGKAYESGTISITPEVIEIDDCLSLHVSVECSRLAGQNGQCQNLNSKHIQTRRTSLRIREAQNPSMENRSNSALPYDSKGGWEKSRTGVASDKKLKINSCAAVILSEAKSVLEGSKEAIDSSYCSANILIVESDRCYRVEGAVVTSEERPDLREWHLAVKKDGLTRCTLKADKVMRPCSTNRYTHVRMVSLINGWKLEFSKHQDWIAFKNLYKECAEREIPIPAARFIPVPGVCEVSNYADSCTVSFNRPDFYISTNHNEFYRAMRRKTANYDMDSEDEEWVSNFNNKFQEHVSLDDFESTVDALEKTYYCSPDDCYDEKSVTYWCLNVVSKKVVEAVHRYWMRKRKRKHSSLLKIFQNYQSEICPFVPKPLLRKKRSFKRHPSQRSRSNLPVVSQGERNAFDEDFTAVTGEQDPLDEDVMLKILRALAAKAAAVQKMELAIQKRKEAQSLAEKADLAIYKATMSVRISETTEAGGSTEVSVQHFLE from the exons ATGCCGTCGGTTGGGATTAGGCGAACGACGAGGGTGTTTGGAGTGGCGACAAACGGAAACACCGATAGTGTGTTACGATCAGGGCGGCGGTTACCGGAATCGGTCAACGTGGAAGTGACTAACGACGACAGTGACAATGACACCGACGACGATGAGGATGATAGGTTTTACGGGATTAAATTTATCAGAAAGAGGAAGAGAATTGTTGAGAATGAAGATAGGAAGAGGATGAAAGTGAAAGATCAATGTGTGCTTGCGGCTATTGTGAAGCCATGTTCAGAAGACAGTGGTTTATTTTCGCGTTTTTTGTTTGTGGTGTTGAGTAGCGTTGCAAAATTCGGACTCACAATCGAAGATTTCTCTTCTTTTGTTCTATCAGAGCCCATTTGTTCTGCTTATGCATCAAGTGGAATTCAATTCTTTCAG GATTCTGTTACTGCCAACATTGGGGTTTGCCGGTTTTTTGGGGTAAAGCAGTTCATGCCACTGTTCTGTGTGGATTTTTCTGCTATTCCTCTATGTTTCAAGTACTTGCATACTGCAGTGCTTCTGAGATATATGTTCAAGTCATTTTTTCTTGAATGTAATCTGGTAAATGTTCCTATTGATGTTGAGGAGAATATTGATCTCTCTGGTTTCCAAATTGAACTGCCGATTCAATGTGATTCCTACATGGGAAAAGCTTATGAGAGTGGAACCATCAGTATCACCCCTGAAGTTATAGAAATAGATGACTGTTTATCGTTACATGTATCTGTTGAGTGTTCTAGGTTAGCTGGTCAAAATGGACAATGTCAAAACTTGAACTCTAAACACATTCAGACGAGGAGAACATCACTCAGGATTAGGGAAGCACAAAATCCTTCAATGGAGAACAGAAGTAACAGTGCATTACCTTATGATTCGAAGGGTGGATGGGAAAAAAGTCGTACAGGTGTCGCCTCTGATAAGAAACTTAAAATTAACAGTTGCGCTGCTGTAATCCTTTCAGAGGCAAAGTCTGTCTTGGAGGGTTCAAAAGAAGCAATTGATTCGTCTTATTGTTCTGCAAATATATTGATTGTCGAGTCCGACAGATGTTACAGGGTAGAAGGCGCAGTTGTCACTTCAGAAGAACGGCCTGATTTAAGAGAATGGCATCTCGCAGTAAAGAAAGATGGATTGACACGATGCACTCTCAAGGCTGATAAGGTAATGAGACCCTGCTCTACCAATCGGTACACCCATGTTAGAATGGTCTCGTTAATCAACGGGTGGAAACTAGAGTTTTCTAAGCATCAGGACTGGATTGCATTTAAGAATCTTTATAAGGAGTGTGCCGAACGTGAAATTCCAATTCCTGCTGCGAGATTTATTCCAGTACCAGGTGTCTGTGAAGTCTCTAACTACGCAGACAGTTGTACTGTTTCCTTCAACAGGCCGGATTTTTATATATCCACAAATCATAACGAGTTTTACAGAGCAATGAGAAGGAAAACTGCAAATTATGACATGGATTCTGAAGATGAAGAATGGGTGAGCAATTTCAATAACAAGTTTCAAGAACATGTTTCACTGGATGATTTTGAATCAACTGTTGATGCTTTGGAGAAGACTTATTATTGTAGTCCAGATGATTGTTATGATGAAAAATCTGTGACTTATTGGTGTCTGAATGTTGTTAGCAAGAAGGTTGTAGAAGCTGTACATAGGTACTGGATGAGAAAAAGGAAACGAAAGCATTCATCGCTGCTTAAGATATTCCAG aaTTATCAATCGGAGATATGTCCATTTGTTCCCAAGCCTTTGCTGCGAAAGAAGAGGTCATTTAAGAGACATCCTAGTCAAAGAAGTAGAAGCAATCTTCCAGTTGTTTCACAAG GTGAACGAAATGCTTTCGATGAAGATTTTACAGCAGTTACAGGTGAACAAGATCCTTTGGATGAAGATGTCATGCTGAAGATTTTAAGGGCTTTAGCAGCTAAAGCCGCTGCAGTTCAAAAGATGGAACTTGCAATACAAAAACGCAAAGAGGCTCAGTCACTTGCGGAGAAAGCAGATTTGGCAATCTACAAGGCCACAATGTCAGTTAGAATAAGCGAAACAACTGAAGCTGGAGGATCAACAGAGGTCTCAGTGCAACACTTTCTTGAATGA
- the LOC123888058 gene encoding probable LRR receptor-like serine/threonine-protein kinase At1g53440, with protein FDHIYLIAELLELKTGYYSLRQIKAATNNFDPESKIGEGGFGPVYKGLLSDGAVIAVKQLSSKSKQGNREFVNEIGMISSLQHLNLVKLYGCCIEGNQLLLVYEYMENNSLARALFSKPEQKLNLDWSTRMKICVRIARGLAYLHEESRLKIVHRDIKATNVLLDKNLNAKIFDFGLAKLDEEENTHIMRIAGTIG; from the exons tttgacCACATTTATCTTATTGCAGAACTCTTAGAATTAAAAACAGGTTATTATAGTTTGAGACAAATTAAAGCTGCTACTAATAACTTTGATCCAGAAAGTAAGATAGGCGAAGGAGGATTTGGTCCTGTTTACAAG GGTTTACTGTCAGATGGTGCTGTCATTGCTGTTAAACAGCTCTCTTCCAAATCAAAGCAAGGAAACCGTGAATTCGTTAATGAAATAGGTATGATATCGTCTTTGCAACATCTGAATCTTGTGAAGCTTTATGGATGTTGCATTGAAGGAAACCAATTGCTGCTTGTATATGAGTACATGGAGAACAATAGTCTTGCTCGCGCTCTTTTCA GTAAACCGGAACAGAAGTTGAACTTGGACTGGAGCACGAGAATGAAGATATGTGTCAGGATAGCAAGAGGTTTAGCTTATCTTCATGAAGAATCAAGGTTGAAAATAGTTCACAGGGATATTAAGGCGACCAATGTCTTACTTGATAAGAATCTGAATGCAAAGATCTTTGATTTCGGTTTAGCCAAgcttgatgaagaagaaaatacTCATATCATGCGAATAGCAGGGACAAT AGGTTAA